The Pangasianodon hypophthalmus isolate fPanHyp1 chromosome 2, fPanHyp1.pri, whole genome shotgun sequence genome window below encodes:
- the cfap100 gene encoding cilia- and flagella-associated protein 100 — translation MLSAVPSAKEEGHDGKRTEQNPFKMPEDSIIFHFRKTEKARRKLENQRDLSLTVHEKKTYSGRIKSRQLELRKKLRDGLEEEEEGTTNRSQTEVQLPQNAPASKVIMIKDRNIEKESIREFINKKREMFYLEYALAVKREEIARLEEQASREEKKLAKAEKLLEDDAALFDTFLKENDKNSVEAIRIAEQESRAKLDKVAEIKRVTAKMVAIKSNISKFEDTLQEYKLYRDFLFKLSPPEWQEKQRVKKKSRTKPNSVKGEHEGKNEETDRGKKTCQSDSYTGREKRSPVPRELPPLREARVPSGRSVKSTPQSSKISSASESDSSEYEEEPELYFTDPQQLLDLLSELEEQNLSLIQNSQETEESLEEFRQTMEQTRKNIEQEAKHLKQQIDAMTETLKREKEKTAELELSTRFFDFGKSKAEEESTLNALGQKVEEVYQSCIGDSEANLGTLQMLTAIERRLGDLLESIELIPAERLAMAERAKEKERRLRLRDEKLTLQKQHQEERIKKAFERAQAEIKRTSGRKLMPRSQPPVRKLRNKEHNDTTDEEKEEYLYFFT, via the exons ATGCTATCAGCAGTACCTTCAGCTAAAG aggAAGGCCATGATGGGAAGCGGACAGAACAGAACCCCTTTAAGATGCCTGAAGATAGCATCATCTTCCACtttagaaagacagagaaagctcGGAGAAAACTA GAAAATCAGAGAGATCTGAGTCTGACTGTCCACGAGAAGAAGACATACTCAGGCAGAATAAAATCCAGACAGTTAGAACTGAGGAAAAAGTTGAGAGATGGcctggaggaagaggaagagggcACCACAAACCGCTCACAGACTGAAGTCCAGCTTCCCCAAAATGCCCCTGCATCCAAAGTGATCATGATCAAAG ATCGTAACATTGAAAAAGAGAGCATACGGGAGTTCATTAACAAGAAACGAGAGATGTTCTACCTAGAG TATGCTCTGGCAGTAAAGAGAGAAGAGATTGCACGGTTAGAGGAGCAGGCAAGTCGTGAAGAGAAAAAGTTGGCTAAAGCTGAAAAGCTCCTGGAGGATGATGCTGCATTGTTTGACACATTTCTAAAAGAAAACGACAAGAACTCAGTGGAGGCCATCAGAAT TGCTGAGCAGGAGAGCAGAGCAAAGCTGGACAAAGTAGCTGAGATCAAGAGGGTCACAGCTAAGATGGTGGCCATTAAAAG CAACATTTCTAAGTTTGAGGACACACTGCAGGAGTACAAACTCTACAGGGACTTTCTGTTTAAGCTTTCTCCTCCAGAGTGGcaggagaaacagagagtgaaGAAGAAAAGTCGTACTAAACCCAACTCTGTCAAGGGAGAGCATGAGGGAAAGAacgaagagacagacagaggaaaaaagaccTGTCAGTCTGATAGTT ATACAGGTAGAGAGAAGAGGAGCCCTGTTCCACGAGAGCTGCCTCCTCTTCGCGAGGCCCGGGTTCCTTCTGGACGCAGCGTGAAGTCAACTCCTCAGAGCAGCAAAAT TAGCTCTGCATCTGAAAGTGACAGCTCAGAATATGAG GAGGAGCCAGAGCTGTACTTCACAGATCCTCAACAGCTGCTGGACCTGCTCAGTGAACTGGAAGAACAGAACCTCTCTCTAATACAAAACTCTCAAGAAACTGAGGAGAGCCTGGAGGAGTTCAGACAGACCATGGAACAGACTCGCAAGAACAT TGAGCAAGAAGCCAAGCACCTGAAGCAGCAGATTGATGCCATGACAGAGACTcttaagagagaaaaagagaaaactgcAGAACTGGAGCTCAGTACCAGGTTCTTTGACTTTGGAAAGAGCAAAGCAGAGGAG GAGAGCACTCTGAATGCTCTGGGCCAGAAGGTAGAGGAGGTCTACCAGAGCTGCATTGGAGACAGTGAAGCCAACCTGGGCACGTTGCAGATGCTGACGGCCATAGAGAGGAGGCTGGGTGATCTGCTGGAGAGCATAGAGCTGATCCCTGCTGAGCGTCTCGCAATGGCAGAGAGAGCCaaggaaaaggagaggagaCTCAG ACTGCGGGATGAGAAGCTCACTCTGCAGAAGCAGCACCaggaagagagaataaagaaagcCTTTGAGAGAGCTCAAGCTGAGATCAAGCGAACG TCTGGTAGGAAGCTGATGCCTCGCTCCCAGCCTCCTGTTCGTAAACTCAGGAACAAAGAGCACAATGATACCACAgatgaggagaaggaggaatATCTTTACTTTTTCACTTGA